A region of Bacteroidetes bacterium GWF2_43_63 DNA encodes the following proteins:
- a CDS encoding endonuclease III, with amino-acid sequence MTRKQRLSKIIDIFQQTNPIPKTELNYKNPYELIVAVILSAQCTDVRVNKITPDFYKTFPTAKTLAAATETAIFEKIKSCSYPNNKARNLKGMAMMLTSTFKGKLPTDPEEMQQLPGVGRKTAHVLASVLFNQNVIAVDTHVQRVSVRLGLAPGATTPLAVEKALVAIAPEEVLHDLHHWLILHGRYVCKARKPLCGSCAIFEYCGYKLRVTL; translated from the coding sequence ATGACACGCAAGCAGCGACTCTCGAAAATCATTGATATATTTCAGCAAACCAACCCGATTCCGAAAACCGAGCTGAATTATAAAAACCCGTATGAGCTGATTGTTGCCGTGATTCTGAGCGCTCAATGCACCGATGTGCGGGTGAATAAAATCACTCCTGATTTTTACAAAACATTTCCCACTGCCAAAACATTGGCTGCGGCTACGGAGACAGCGATTTTCGAAAAAATAAAATCCTGCTCTTATCCCAACAACAAAGCCCGCAATCTGAAGGGAATGGCAATGATGCTGACTTCAACATTTAAAGGCAAATTACCAACCGATCCTGAAGAAATGCAGCAATTGCCGGGTGTAGGCCGCAAAACGGCGCACGTACTGGCTTCCGTGTTGTTCAATCAGAATGTCATTGCTGTCGATACGCATGTGCAACGGGTGAGTGTACGTCTGGGACTGGCTCCGGGAGCCACTACCCCACTGGCAGTCGAAAAAGCGCTCGTAGCCATTGCTCCAGAAGAAGTGCTCCACGATCTGCACCACTGGCTCATTTTGCACGGTCGCTATGTTTGCAAAGCCCGCAAGCCACTGTGCGGAAGCTGTGCTATTTTTGAGTATTGCGGCTATAAGCTTCGCGTAACTTTGTAA
- a CDS encoding L-serine ammonia-lyase — protein sequence MREIFRIGFGPSSSHTMGPSRAAELFLKSAPGAEKYRVHLYGSLALTGKGHLTDIAIAGIMYPSEVQFVWHSDESLPEHPNGMIFEALDSSGNITQKLKIFSIGGGQITEHPGKDKETHLYPLHTMHDIMKWCDDNGTQLWEYVVQCEGESVLDYLAEVWTVMKSAVQSGIEHEGVLPGPLKLARKAASYYAKSQGFNPAVMRRGLVYTYALAVAEENAGGGRVVTAPTCGSCGIVPAVLYLLHKYNDASEQRIIRALATAGLVGNLVKHNASISGAMVGCQGEVGTACAMAAAAATQIFGGTITEVEYAAEMGMEHHLGLTCDPVMGLVQIPCIERNAFGAARALDASTFAILSDGRHRISFDEIVQTMKQTGLDMGQKYRETSTGGLADVISKRKKK from the coding sequence ATCAGAGAAATATTTAGAATCGGCTTTGGACCGTCGAGTAGCCACACAATGGGGCCCTCACGTGCTGCCGAATTATTTTTAAAGTCTGCCCCAGGTGCAGAAAAATATCGGGTGCATTTATACGGAAGTCTTGCTCTGACCGGGAAAGGCCACCTTACAGACATTGCTATCGCCGGGATCATGTATCCTTCCGAGGTGCAGTTTGTCTGGCATTCAGACGAATCATTGCCTGAACATCCAAACGGGATGATTTTCGAAGCACTGGATTCGAGTGGAAATATAACACAGAAACTAAAAATTTTCAGCATTGGCGGAGGCCAGATAACTGAACATCCGGGAAAGGATAAGGAAACCCATTTGTATCCGCTTCACACCATGCACGACATAATGAAATGGTGCGATGACAATGGCACTCAACTCTGGGAATACGTCGTGCAATGCGAAGGTGAGTCTGTTCTTGACTATCTTGCAGAAGTTTGGACTGTGATGAAAAGCGCCGTCCAGAGCGGAATTGAGCATGAAGGGGTTTTGCCTGGTCCATTGAAATTGGCCCGTAAAGCGGCAAGCTACTATGCAAAATCACAAGGATTCAATCCAGCTGTGATGCGTCGCGGATTGGTCTATACGTACGCGTTGGCCGTTGCTGAAGAAAATGCCGGAGGTGGACGAGTGGTCACCGCGCCGACATGTGGCTCATGCGGCATTGTTCCGGCTGTGCTTTATTTGCTGCATAAATACAACGATGCTTCTGAACAGCGCATCATTCGCGCACTTGCCACTGCAGGGCTGGTCGGAAATCTTGTGAAACACAATGCCAGTATAAGCGGAGCCATGGTCGGATGTCAGGGCGAAGTAGGTACTGCCTGTGCCATGGCTGCAGCTGCAGCAACACAGATATTCGGAGGTACCATTACAGAAGTGGAATATGCTGCAGAAATGGGCATGGAACATCATCTTGGACTTACCTGTGATCCGGTGATGGGACTGGTACAGATCCCATGTATCGAGCGAAATGCCTTTGGCGCTGCACGCGCGCTCGACGCCTCTACTTTTGCCATCCTGTCTGATGGCAGACATCGTATTTCGTTTGACGAAATTGTTCAAACCATGAAACAAACAGGGCTCGACATGGGGCAAAAGTACAGAGAGACTTCAACAGGCGGACTCGCCGATGTTATCAGTAAAAGAAAGAAAAAATGA